AATTTCTGGGCATGGCCGCAGGTCGAGAGGGACGTAAGGCCGGGTTCGAAGCGAGGACGACGATCAACCGCTTCGAGTACAATCTGAAATTCGACGCCCTGACGGAAACCGGCGGGCTGGTGGTAGGAAGCAGCGTGGAGATCATTCTGGAAATGGAACTCGACGAACAAGCGGGATAATCCGTCCCCAAAGTGCGTAGCCCGCCCCCGGTGTTCGACGTGCTCGTGGAAAAAATTCTTTGCCGGGGAAGGGAGGGAATCGTAATCCGGGCTTGCTTTTGTAAGCGCTTTCACCTAATTAAATAGGGTGCTTCTTAACCAATCCCCCGAGAAAGATGTCGAGTTTTCTGAATTCGCCCACCGGTCGCTCTATCCGGAGCTTCACCCATGCGTTTGCCCGTATTCTGATCGGCTTGTTGTTCATGCAGCATGGCGCGCAGAAGCTTTTCGGCTGGTTTGGCGGCATGGGCGAGTCCGGCGGTACGGCGGAATTGTTTTCGCTCATGGGGCTTGCAGGCGTGCTTGAATTCTTCGGCGGCCTGCTTGTCGTCGTGGGTCTTCTGACCACACCGGTTGCAGCCATCCTTGCACTCCAGATGCTTGTAGCCTATTTCATGGCCCACGCGCCGCAAGGCGGCCTGCCGATTGAAAATCGTGGAGAACTTGCCCTGCTGTATATGGCTGCGTTCGCTTTTCTCGCAGTGTCCGGCTCCGGTCCGGCCAGCCTGGACGGGAAATTGAAGAAGTAGGTATGGAGTCAGCGCATGCCGCTTTACTACGGCGGGATCGGCGCTCCTTGCCACCTTTATCTGCCTGGTCAGGGAATGTCGCGATAAGGAATCCAGCGGCGTCTCTTTCGGGAAAATCCGGCTAATCGGCATCGTCTGTACATGCCGGTTGCATTACTGCCAGTCGCCTGCTTTACCTTGAAAATTGGACGACACCCTTCCAATTTTCAAGGTATTTTCGTATCATTCCGATTATGATTCGGCGTGATGCACATATAAAGGCTCTGGAGCAGCTCATATCCCGGAATCCGGTGGTTGCCTTGCTTGGGGCGCGGCAGGTGGGCAAAACGACCCTTGCCCGTGAACTTGCCGGGCGACGAAGCGGGCCGACGCACCTCTTCGATCTCGAATCCACTGCCGATCTGGCGCGTCTTGCCGATCCTCTGCTCGCGCTTTCCTCCTTGCGCGGATTGATCATACTGGACGAAATACAGCACCGTCCCGAACTCTTTCCGACACTCCGGGTGTTGTCGGATCGAGCGCCGGCGCCAGCCCGTTTTCTTGTGCTTGGCAGCGCATCCCCAAGCTTACTCCGGCAAAGTTCGGAGAGCCTGGCGGGTCGCATCGCCTATTACGAACTTCCCGGCCTTTCCCTGTCCGAGGTTACTGTGGACAAGGCCGATCTCCTATGGCTTTGGGGTGGTTTTCCGCGTTCTTTTACCGCACACAGCCATCAGGAAAGCTATCGCTGGCGTGGAGACTTTTTGCAAACTTTTCTGGCGCAGGACATCCCCCAATTCGGCATTACCGTCTCCGGTGCACTGCTGGATCGCTTCTGGTCCATGCTTGCTCATTATCATGCTCAGACGTGGAACGGTTCGGAGTTGGGGCGTGCATTCGGCGTCTCTCACCACGCCGTACGCCGGTACCTGGATATTCTTGAAGCCACCTTCATGGTACGGAGTTTGAAACCCTGGAGCGCCAATCTGGCCAAGCGCCAGGTCAAATCGCCAAAGATTTATTTGCGCGATTCCGGGTTGCTGCACCGCTTTCTGAACGTAACCACGCGCCTGGAACTGGCGCGGCATCCCAAAATCGGCGCGTCATGGGAGGGATTCATTCTCGAAAACCTGATTCAGGCGCTCGGCGTCGAAGATCGGCAATGCTATTTTTGGGGAACGCATTCCGGCGCGGAAATAGACCTCGTGGTGCAGCAAGGGGCCGGATTGCGCGGCTTCGAGATCAAACGTACGACGGCTCCTGCCGTGACTCCTTCCATGCGGTCGGCGCTCGACGATCTGAAACTGAATCGCATTGATGTGATTCATGCCGGCGCAGAGAGTTTTCCCCTCGCGAAACGAATCCATGCCGTGGCCGCCTCCCGGCTCCTGAAGGATATTTGAGGGGAATTTCCCGGGAGTGCGGCCAGCTAACGGCGTGCGAAACTTTTGCTTTTTCCGACGCCCAAAAGATTCTGCGCCGTGCCTGACGGAACAGAGCATTGCTGCATAGTGTCAACAGGCCCTGGATTTTCCATCACGAATCGGTATGGAATCATGAAGCGCATGCTGCTTTACTACGGCGGGATTGGCGCCGCCATCATGATCGGCGTCAACCTGCTCGTACTGCTCATCACGGGCATCCCCGATGCGGAGGATTTCGCGATGGGCGAGGTCATCGGGTACTCGACGATCGTGGCTGCCCTTGCCATTCCCATCTATCTCGGCGTCAGGGAGTACCGGGACAAGATGTCCGAGGGCAGCATTTCCTTCGGGAAAGCCTGGTTGGTCGGTCTCGTCATTACCGAGCTTCCCGCCCTTGCCTTCGCCGCCTACAACCTTCTCTATGTGAAAGTCATCGATCCCGATTTTACGCAGAAGTACATGGAGTACCAGACGGAGTTGGCCCGCGCATCCATGACGGCGGAAGAATTTCAGGCATTCGAAGCCACGATGGGAGCCCAGAGCCCTCTCTTAACCAATATCGCCTTTCAAACGGTCGTGATGTATGTGACCGTGCTGCTGATCGGGATCGGGATTTCTCTCCTTCTGGCAATTTTTCTGAGGCGCAAGGCGCAATCGGAGGAAGGCGCACTTACCTGATCTTCCCTCTCGTTTTTCCCCTGGCGATTTTTCGAGGCGCAAGACGAAGGCGCCGCCGCCACAGGCATCCCCTCGCAATCGCGTGCAGGACAGTCGATATTACCTTGCCCTGCGCGCAGGGTCCGGCCAGCGAATTTCAACGCCCTGTCGTCGCAGGGACTGTTGAAAATCTTCCAGCAATTGCGGGTTGGCGCGTACTTGCCGGGGTACGTGATCCCCGTGCTTGCAGAATGCCGCCAGTTGGCCCACGGCTTCCCCGATATTCCACTCCACGGGATGCAGGCGATAGCACCCGTTCGTAATGTGCGTCGTCCCGATGTTCTTGGCGGCGGGCAGCAGGTTCTCCATGCGCACGGGAAGCAGGGCGCCCAGAGGAATTTCAAAGGGCAGCGAACCGATGTCGATGTAATTGTCCCCGCCGGTGGACGGATGCAGGTCGATGCGGTAACTGCCGATCCCTACGGAGTCCGGGAAAGCCGCGGCGGTAACTTCTCCTTGCGGCAAGCCTGTCTCCGCCATGCGCGCCTCCAGCCCCACATGCTGTTCGAGCACGGTGAATTCGGCCCGGATGCGCCGGGCCTCCCGGATGTAAGGCCGTTTCGCCAACCCGTGCCGCGTACCCGTCAGATCGCCGCGCAGTCGTAGTCCGGGCCAGCCTTCGCCTCCATCGGGTCGGGGGGCTTCCGTTTGCAACCAGTAGAAGAGGGACCGGCTCAAACCCAGCGCCCCGTCGAGATGCCGGGCTTTTTCCGCCTCGCCGACATCCACGAAATTGCCGAGGAGGTAATCGTTCTGCGGCCAGTTGACCAGGGTGATGCCGCCCGGGTACGTTCCCGGCGCGAAGTTGGCCGGGTCAATGAGGCGCCGGTAGGTCCACCACCCCCCGTCGTTCGTCCGCGGGTCGAACGGCAGCGTGCGGGGTTCGAGCGTGATCGGATGGCTGTAGGTGAAACTCAGCAAGGGGCCGGGCCAGGGGGGAGCGAGGTCGGGTACGTAATCGCGCCAGAATGCGTACTCCGCCGGCCGTTCGATGACGTGATTTTCTCCATCCACATGCTCCATGGCGAAGCACCAGGTGGCCGCTTGCATATTCTGCGGCTGCGGCTCGGCGGGCGCATGCGGCTCGCCGGTCTGATCCATCGATTCCGCGCCGGTAACGTACTCGACGCCGGCCAGCGGGAGCACATCTCCCGGTTCCGTGGCGTCGATAAAGAAGGGGGCGGTCAACTCGGTTTCGTTTCCCGTGCGTTCGTCGCGCACGCGCACGGATTCGATGCGGTCGCCCGTCACGCCCGCCGAAATGCACACATGCTCCAGCAATACGGTAAGCTGCCCATTGCTTACATACCGGGCCAGCATTTCTTCCAGCACTGCCAGCGCGACGCGCGGTTCGTGGCAGATGCGCGAAACCCCGCAGTTTCCCGGGTTGAACGGGTCCGAGGCGTCCCCGGCAAGCGGATACGTCCCGCGGTAAAAGGCCCGCACCCGCCGCCGGAAATCGAGGTACGAAGCGGGTGCTCCGAACTGTTCGATCCACGGGTGTTCATCAGGAGGAACCGCCTGCTGAGTCAATTGCCCGCCAATCCAGTCCGTTTCTTCGGTCAGAATAACCCGGGATCCGCTGCGCAAGGCGCCCAGCGCTGCTGCAACGCCGCCTGTGCCGCCGCCAATGATCACTACATCGGCGTGTCGCTCGCGGGCCGGGGGATACGGACCGTCGAACAGGGCATGGCGCGCGCCCAGTGTCCCGACCCCGGCGACCGCAGCCAGATTGCAAAGAAAATTCCTGCGATTCATCGAATCGGCAACCAATATCCTTCAAACAGGGATAAAAACCCTCTCGGATGACCCTGCCGTCCATGATACGAACCACGCCGGTGTTTCGTTAACGTATTTTGTTGCATGGTTTACAGTGTGATCCGATACATCCCCTATATCTTCCTGCTCTCGACCGGCGTCGCCTGGACGGCTGCCGCGCAGGTGCGCATCGGGGGAACTGTTCTGGACGGACAAACCGGTAGCCTCCTGTCCGGCGCGCATGTGTTCACGGAAGACATGGCGCAGGGCGCCATTACGAATGCGGAGGGGCGTTTCGTCCTCGAATTGTCTGCGCTTCCTGAAGCTATCGTCGTCCAGCACCTCGGGTATGCTCCTCGTGTATTCCCGGTGCCCCCGGAAGCCCCGGAATCGCTTGTCATCCGGCTGACCCCTATTGTGATTCCGCTGGAGGAGGTGCTCGTGTCCGGCGAGGGTTTTGCGTCCAGCCTGATGGAGCAGGTGATCCGCCGCAAACAGCGCATGTTCGCGGACATATCGTCGCTTCGCATGGTGGGCCAGACCCGGCTCATACTCGAAGACGACGAACGCATCGTTCATCTCGGCGATACCGCATTCGACCTGCTGTGGCTTTATGGCGAGACCGAACCAACGGACCGCACGCATCATACCTACCGCGCCGAGGTGAGCGCCGTAAGCCGAACCGGTGCGTGGGACGAGGAACTTCCCCTGCCCGCTCCGCACGACGTGGCGAACCTGTACGAGGACTTCGTGACCGTTCAGGGGCAGCGGATGATCGGGCCCACCCATCCCGACGCACTGGAACACTATGTCTTCCGGGTGGCTGCGGAGCGTACGCTCGGCGACCGCACGATCTATGATCTGAACGTTTCCCCCATCGGCGAAGAGGAGGCTGCGTTTATAGGCCAGATTTCCGTGATGGACGAGGAGTTCGTTCTGCTGGAAGCGCGCCTTTTCCCGGCGCGGCACGTGGTTTTTCCCGCTCCGACATCCGGCTGGAATGTCCGGTACGTGCAGCATTTCCGGGAGGTGACCGACGGATTCTGGGCCCCTGTCCATCTCGACATGGAGGGGACGCTCCGCGCCGCTGTCGGTATGCAGCGTCTGCGTACGGTGAGGTTCAGCCGGCGCACCCTGCTGGCGGGGCACACCGCCAACATTCCGGAAGAGCAGCTTGCATCGGTAACCACGCCCTGGTCCGACCCGGATTTTCGATACGGGCAGGTGCTGATGCCGATGACCGCGCGCGAACTGGACGCGGTCGCGGATCTTCGCGCCGCCAACCTGACATTGAGCGAAGCGTTTCCTCCCGAACGGCGGGCGGGGCGTTTTATCGGTTTTCTGGATCCGGAGATTCCTGGCCAACTGCAATGGCCCGTGGTCATGGGATACCGGTTCAAATTCCGGTATAACCGGGTGGATGGCCTGTTGAGCAGCGTAGGGAACGAACTGGACCTGTTTTCCGGCATCCGTATGTCGTGGCGTCTCGGTCAGGCGACCGGACTCGAGCAGACCCGGTCCTATGTTTCCCTGGCGAGACCGCTTGGCGAACAGTTTCTTTTTCGTATTTCGCGTGAACGGGATGTTGCTTCACAGGGCGCCTGGTCCGGACACAGCGAGGCGCTCGCTTCAGTGCAAGCGGCGCTCGGCGGACAGGATTACTTCGATTATTTCCGACGGACCCGGTACGGAGCCGGCATGGAAGCGAGATGGCGGGGACTGCATTTCACCGCCGGCGTCGAGCAGGAAAAGGCAGAATCAATAGACCGGCAGGTGGCCCGTTCCTGGCCGTACGCACAGACCTTTCGGGCCAATCCGCCCGTTCGGGACGGTACGTTCCGGTCGGTGTATGCTACTCTTGCGTTGCCTCGCCGCGCAACCCGAACCATCCGGTCCGCTGTGCTTCGCGTCGAGCACGGTTCGCCGCAGCGGCTTGCGGGCAATGCGGCATTCACCTTGCTGGGAGGCCATATCGACCTTGCGCAACCCACCCTGCACAGGCATCGCCCGACGCCCGCGGGCCTGCATATCCGCCTGCAAGGCGGTACGTCCTTCGGCGATCTTCCGCCGCAGCGGGCCGTGCTGCTCGATACCGGCCTCGAACTTTTCGACGGCCTCCGGCTGAACCGGCATCATGCCTTCCGTTCCCTGCACGGACGGCCGTTGCAAGGAGCGCGGTACGCCGCCGTCTTCTGGCGACACGACTTCACGACGCTCCCGTTCGAATGGGTCCGGCTGTGGCCGCTTGTCCGCCTGCGCATGGGGATTACCCTGTTCGGGGCCCACGGGCGTGTCCGGGGACAGCCTGCCGCGCCTCCTGACGAAGGGTTTTCCTGCATCCCCCCGGGGTATTGCGGGGATAATTCCCTCCACGAGGTCGGAGTTTCCCTGACCCGGATCGGCGGCACGCCGTTCCGCATGGACATCACCCGTCGCCTCGGGGATTTCGGGGATATTCCCGGTTCCCGCGTGGTGCTGGGGTTCGGGGTGGAGTTGTGAGGGGGAGATAAGGATGGTGAGGGGTATTGTTCAAAAGCCGTGCCTGGGAGAAATCCGCTGCTTTGCTGCGTACGGATCTTGCCGTAGCGCCTCCAGGGTGTACGTACGCTGGACAAGCGCGTAAAACGATACCCGTGGACATTTCTCCCGGGCGCCGCGCACTCTGCCGTTTATTGCAGCTTGAAGTTAATTGGCAGCGACATCCGCACCGGGACGGCCCTGCCCCGCTGCTTGCCGGGCGTAAACTTTGCCTGGCTCACGACGCGGATGGCTTCTTCGTCGCAACCGGCGCCAATGCCATAGCCCGGTTTTACCACCACATCCTGTACGTTGCCCTGTTCGTTGACGACGAATTGCACGGTTACGCGCCCTTCCACGCCGGCCCTGCGGGCGATCTCGGGATATTTCACTTCACTGACTATAGAGGCGTAACCTCCAATCAACTCGGGCATCTGTTCCACGATCAGGAATATCTCAGGCTCGTCTTCCTCTTCTTCCTCCGGGGCTGGGGGCGGAGGAAGGGCGGCCGCAGGGGCGTCAAGGTCCAGCGAAGCATCGAGGTCGAGGATATCGTCCTCGAGGATTTCATCGTTCGGCACCTCTACGGGTACGGGCGGTTTCGGCGGCGGAGGGGGTTCTTCTATTTGCTGCGTCTGCTGGATTTCTTCCATGGTGATCTGCTCCTGTTCCGGAAGCACGATCTCGAAATCGCTCTTGTTGGACCAGTCGGCGCGGAAGGCAACGATAAGAACACCCAGCGTGACGATCAGGCCCATCTCCATATACAGTGTGTACTTGTTCTTCAGGTTGAACCTGTCTTCCTTGTGCAAAGCCATGTCGATGTCCCGGATAGTTTGAAGTACGGATCAGGGGGTCGGAAAGATTAGGACATTATATACCAAAGTTGCAAGGGTGACTATTTCCGAGATTTGTGCCGGATCGGCGGCATGCCGCTCCGCATGGACCACGGCTTGCGTTGGGGATGTCTCTCTCCTTGGACAGGACTGTGATCTGGCTCGTTTTGAGACAATCGATTATTCAAGAATTTTTTCAAGATATCTGAAAAACGTGATAGGACCTCCAATGCCTAACCTTAGGGTGCGTTTTGAGCGTGGCCCGGTTCGACCGGGGTTTCCAGGCTCGTTGGAGACAACCCAAACCATGGAGGAAAAAATGAACAACAAACCGCCCTAATAAGCTGCTTTGTTTTTTCGCCTCGAGGTCGTCGCGGTGCCGTACTGGCCTCAGAGGTTTTAACACTGTCCGGACCGCCGGTTAGGTTTGGGGTGTTGTGCTTGGCTTCGGCTGGGTGTCGTGTCTGTTTCGTCTTTTTTGTTGACCCATGAAATATTTCCTTCTTTCCTTCGTTATGGTTGGTGTTCTTTGCTTCCCTGGTGTGGATGATGCCATGGCACAGAATGCTTCAACGTACTGTCAATCGTATTCGGATGTTAGACCTAATCCCTGGTCTCAATCCCCGCGTGAGAGATGTGAAGCTGCCTGTAATGCAGGTAATTGTCCTAATGCTCCAGATTCCAATTCAGGGTCTAGTGGATCAGGGACTGCAGGAAGTAACCCTAACTATCCGAATTGTAGTTCTTGTGGAAAATGCGACAGCCATTTAGCGAATTATAATAGGTGTGTAAATGATCTTCGAGCAAGGTGTGGCTCAGGGGAGTATGATCACTGTACTTTCCGTGAAAGATCATATACTGAATGGGTGTGGACCCCTATTCCGATTCGCCGTAGGTATTATCAAGCTGATTGTATTTTTCAGTATTGATGGAGGTTCAATACGAACTTCAATTCATCTTATTCTCCATCTTAACCTGAGGTTATCATGAAACGGCTGCTTTCTCTTCGTCTATCTATCATCCTTCCTTTTGCCTCTGTTCTCTTTCTACTGTCTGCCTGTGATCAGGCTGATTCGTTGAATGGTCCTTCTCAAGAAGTTGAGGATCAGTTGAATGGTAAGATATCAGATCTTTCCATGCATAATGGATCTAGATATGCGGTGTTATATCATACTCCTGATAATCTTGATGAGATCGCTAAGAATTCTTCCTGTAGAATTTGGAATGATGATGGTGATGTCATTATACGTGAACCTTGTGCTACTTTGCAGTTAGGAGGTGATGCTCCTTCTCGAGCTTATCTTGCTTTTGCAATTACTCTTGAGCACGAGTCTGGGTTTACTGATTATGAGGCTACATGGAGTTTTGTTTGGTGATTCTTTATAAGCTCTTCCTTTTCGGTATCTCCTTCCGGAACGGATTTGCTCTCTGAGTGGAAAATGGCGCCCATTTCGGCCCCGATCAGGCTGAAATGGGCGCTCGCGTTTGCGATAGATCGTACCCCCTAACCCGGATTTCCGAGATTTACAGGCTCTGAGGGCCTTCCTTTTCGACGATTTCGAGCACGCCGCGCTCCATGCCTGTTAAGCCGCGGTACGAGCTCGTGATTTGTAGATGTTCGGGACGTGGCTTGGTTATTGATCTCCCGGGTTCAGCTACCAGGATCCGCCAGCGCATCCAGTTAACAACGACATTCGGCTCCGGTAACGCGGGCCGTAGAAGACTTGTAAATCTCCGGATTCCTCGAATCGGCCTCGAACTTTTCGACGGTCTCCGGCTGAACCGGCATCATGCCTTCCGTTCCCTGCACGGCCGGCCGTTGCAAGGGGCGCGGCACGCCGCCGTCTTCTGGCGCCACGACTTCACGACGCTCCCGTTCGAATGGGTCCGGTTCACTTCGAGGACAACACATTATTCAAGAAATTATTCAAGATTTTTGAAAAACAAAATAGAGCCTCCAATCGCTAACGTTAGGGTGCGTTTTGAATCGATAAATTTAGTTCTGGAGACTTTTATCTCGGGGATATGCGAACCGATAACCATGGAGATCGCCGCATGAAGATTCACAAGAATGCCCGATTGATGCCGAAAGGTCGAGAGATTCTGGTTTATCGCATCGTTAACGAGGGGCGTTGCGGCGAGCACCTACCCCGGTGGCTACACCAATACAACTGGCACAGACCACAACCACGCGCAAGCCTGAAATACCGAACACCCATACAATTCCTCAATATTCCCCTGAACAACGTGGTGGGTTTACACAGATAGTTTAAAGGGCTGTACAATATATGCTTTGTGTCATGCGTTAGTAGTGTGCGGCTCTGCTTAGCTTGGACTCCCTTTTTCTTTTTGAAGTTTGTTATGGGAAATCTTGTTCTATCCGTTATTTTGATCGTCGGGATAATTTCTATATTTCCCGGCTATGTCAGTGCTCAAAATACGGATGTAAATCAATATATGAAATTTTCTATTGGCTGGGATGCTTCTAAAACTTCGGCTTTAGATTATGATGGGATGGATGTTGGTGGGGGCATTTCTTACAGTGGTTTTTCTATGGGCGCAAATTATGACTTTGGTATTGGAATTAGTCCTCTTGTTCAAATATCTTATTATGGTGTAAAAGAACTCTTTTTGGG
This genomic stretch from Bacteroidetes bacterium SB0662_bin_6 harbors:
- a CDS encoding DoxX family protein codes for the protein MSSFLNSPTGRSIRSFTHAFARILIGLLFMQHGAQKLFGWFGGMGESGGTAELFSLMGLAGVLEFFGGLLVVVGLLTTPVAAILALQMLVAYFMAHAPQGGLPIENRGELALLYMAAFAFLAVSGSGPASLDGKLKK
- a CDS encoding ATP-binding protein, with product MIRRDAHIKALEQLISRNPVVALLGARQVGKTTLARELAGRRSGPTHLFDLESTADLARLADPLLALSSLRGLIILDEIQHRPELFPTLRVLSDRAPAPARFLVLGSASPSLLRQSSESLAGRIAYYELPGLSLSEVTVDKADLLWLWGGFPRSFTAHSHQESYRWRGDFLQTFLAQDIPQFGITVSGALLDRFWSMLAHYHAQTWNGSELGRAFGVSHHAVRRYLDILEATFMVRSLKPWSANLAKRQVKSPKIYLRDSGLLHRFLNVTTRLELARHPKIGASWEGFILENLIQALGVEDRQCYFWGTHSGAEIDLVVQQGAGLRGFEIKRTTAPAVTPSMRSALDDLKLNRIDVIHAGAESFPLAKRIHAVAASRLLKDI
- a CDS encoding DUF4199 domain-containing protein; this translates as MKRMLLYYGGIGAAIMIGVNLLVLLITGIPDAEDFAMGEVIGYSTIVAALAIPIYLGVREYRDKMSEGSISFGKAWLVGLVITELPALAFAAYNLLYVKVIDPDFTQKYMEYQTELARASMTAEEFQAFEATMGAQSPLLTNIAFQTVVMYVTVLLIGIGISLLLAIFLRRKAQSEEGALT
- a CDS encoding FAD-dependent oxidoreductase, which codes for MNRRNFLCNLAAVAGVGTLGARHALFDGPYPPARERHADVVIIGGGTGGVAAALGALRSGSRVILTEETDWIGGQLTQQAVPPDEHPWIEQFGAPASYLDFRRRVRAFYRGTYPLAGDASDPFNPGNCGVSRICHEPRVALAVLEEMLARYVSNGQLTVLLEHVCISAGVTGDRIESVRVRDERTGNETELTAPFFIDATEPGDVLPLAGVEYVTGAESMDQTGEPHAPAEPQPQNMQAATWCFAMEHVDGENHVIERPAEYAFWRDYVPDLAPPWPGPLLSFTYSHPITLEPRTLPFDPRTNDGGWWTYRRLIDPANFAPGTYPGGITLVNWPQNDYLLGNFVDVGEAEKARHLDGALGLSRSLFYWLQTEAPRPDGGEGWPGLRLRGDLTGTRHGLAKRPYIREARRIRAEFTVLEQHVGLEARMAETGLPQGEVTAAAFPDSVGIGSYRIDLHPSTGGDNYIDIGSLPFEIPLGALLPVRMENLLPAAKNIGTTHITNGCYRLHPVEWNIGEAVGQLAAFCKHGDHVPRQVRANPQLLEDFQQSLRRQGVEIRWPDPARRAR
- a CDS encoding carboxypeptidase-like regulatory domain-containing protein; its protein translation is MVYSVIRYIPYIFLLSTGVAWTAAAQVRIGGTVLDGQTGSLLSGAHVFTEDMAQGAITNAEGRFVLELSALPEAIVVQHLGYAPRVFPVPPEAPESLVIRLTPIVIPLEEVLVSGEGFASSLMEQVIRRKQRMFADISSLRMVGQTRLILEDDERIVHLGDTAFDLLWLYGETEPTDRTHHTYRAEVSAVSRTGAWDEELPLPAPHDVANLYEDFVTVQGQRMIGPTHPDALEHYVFRVAAERTLGDRTIYDLNVSPIGEEEAAFIGQISVMDEEFVLLEARLFPARHVVFPAPTSGWNVRYVQHFREVTDGFWAPVHLDMEGTLRAAVGMQRLRTVRFSRRTLLAGHTANIPEEQLASVTTPWSDPDFRYGQVLMPMTARELDAVADLRAANLTLSEAFPPERRAGRFIGFLDPEIPGQLQWPVVMGYRFKFRYNRVDGLLSSVGNELDLFSGIRMSWRLGQATGLEQTRSYVSLARPLGEQFLFRISRERDVASQGAWSGHSEALASVQAALGGQDYFDYFRRTRYGAGMEARWRGLHFTAGVEQEKAESIDRQVARSWPYAQTFRANPPVRDGTFRSVYATLALPRRATRTIRSAVLRVEHGSPQRLAGNAAFTLLGGHIDLAQPTLHRHRPTPAGLHIRLQGGTSFGDLPPQRAVLLDTGLELFDGLRLNRHHAFRSLHGRPLQGARYAAVFWRHDFTTLPFEWVRLWPLVRLRMGITLFGAHGRVRGQPAAPPDEGFSCIPPGYCGDNSLHEVGVSLTRIGGTPFRMDITRRLGDFGDIPGSRVVLGFGVEL
- a CDS encoding TonB family protein, which encodes MALHKEDRFNLKNKYTLYMEMGLIVTLGVLIVAFRADWSNKSDFEIVLPEQEQITMEEIQQTQQIEEPPPPPKPPVPVEVPNDEILEDDILDLDASLDLDAPAAALPPPPAPEEEEEDEPEIFLIVEQMPELIGGYASIVSEVKYPEIARRAGVEGRVTVQFVVNEQGNVQDVVVKPGYGIGAGCDEEAIRVVSQAKFTPGKQRGRAVPVRMSLPINFKLQ